Proteins from one Salmonella bongori NCTC 12419 genomic window:
- the menD gene encoding 2-succinyl-5-enolpyruvyl-6-hydroxy-3-cyclohexene-1-carboxylic-acid synthase — MSVSAFNRRWAAVILEALTRHGVRHVCIAPGSRSTPLTLAAAENPAFIHHTHFDERGLGHLALGLAKVSKQPVAVIVTSGTAVANLYPALIEAGLTGEKLILLTADRPPELIDCGANQAIRQVGMFASHPSQTLSLPRPTQDIPARWLVSTIDNALAMLHAGALHINCPFAEPLYGDMDDTGLVWQQRLGDWWQDEKPWLRESCRLESDKQRDWFFWRQKRGVVVAGRMSAEEGKKVALWAQTLGWPLIGDVLSQTGQPLPCADLWLGNAKAVTELQQAQIVVQLGSGLTGKRLLQWQATCAPEEYWVIDNIEGRLDPAHHRGRRLVANIADWLEWHPAEKRQPWCVDIPHLAEQAWKRVVAQRDIFGEAQLAHRIRDYLPEQGQLFVGNSLVVRLIDALSQLPVGYPVYSNRGASGIDGLLSTAAGVQRASAKSTLAIVGDLSALYDLNALALLREVSAPFVLIVVNNNGGQIFSLLPTPQSQRERFYLMPQNVHFDHAAAMFNLRYHRPENWEELESALSDAWRTPVATVIELVVNDTDGAQTLQQLLAQVSHL, encoded by the coding sequence ATGTCAGTAAGTGCATTTAACCGGCGCTGGGCGGCGGTCATCCTGGAAGCCTTAACCCGTCATGGCGTCAGGCATGTTTGTATCGCCCCTGGTTCCCGTTCTACGCCGCTCACGTTGGCGGCGGCAGAGAATCCAGCTTTTATTCACCATACGCACTTTGATGAGCGTGGGCTTGGACACCTGGCGTTAGGGCTGGCGAAAGTTAGCAAGCAACCAGTTGCCGTTATTGTGACCTCAGGCACCGCCGTGGCGAACCTCTATCCGGCGTTAATTGAGGCGGGGCTAACGGGTGAGAAACTCATTTTACTTACCGCTGATCGTCCGCCGGAGCTGATTGACTGCGGCGCCAACCAGGCGATTCGCCAGGTGGGCATGTTTGCTTCGCACCCCTCCCAAACCTTGTCATTGCCGCGTCCCACGCAGGACATTCCGGCGCGCTGGCTGGTGTCGACCATCGATAATGCGCTCGCCATGCTTCATGCGGGCGCGCTGCACATTAACTGTCCTTTTGCCGAACCGCTATACGGCGATATGGATGATACCGGTCTGGTCTGGCAGCAGCGTCTCGGCGACTGGTGGCAGGATGAAAAACCCTGGCTGCGCGAATCGTGCCGGCTGGAAAGCGACAAACAACGCGACTGGTTTTTCTGGCGGCAAAAACGCGGTGTTGTCGTCGCCGGGCGCATGAGCGCGGAAGAGGGCAAAAAAGTTGCGCTATGGGCGCAGACTTTGGGCTGGCCATTAATTGGCGACGTATTATCGCAAACCGGGCAGCCGCTGCCGTGCGCTGACCTGTGGCTCGGCAACGCTAAAGCGGTGACCGAGCTGCAACAGGCGCAGATTGTTGTCCAGCTTGGTAGTGGTCTGACCGGAAAACGATTATTGCAATGGCAGGCGACCTGCGCGCCGGAAGAATACTGGGTAATCGATAATATCGAAGGCCGTCTCGATCCGGCGCACCATCGTGGACGCAGGCTGGTGGCGAATATCGCCGACTGGCTGGAATGGCATCCGGCGGAAAAACGTCAGCCGTGGTGTGTGGATATTCCACACCTGGCGGAACAGGCATGGAAACGGGTAGTCGCGCAGCGCGACATCTTTGGCGAAGCGCAACTGGCGCACCGTATCCGCGACTATCTGCCGGAACAGGGGCAACTGTTTGTGGGTAACAGCCTGGTGGTACGTCTGATCGACGCGCTGTCGCAGCTTCCGGTCGGGTATCCGGTATACAGCAATCGCGGGGCGAGCGGTATTGATGGCCTGCTCTCAACGGCAGCAGGCGTGCAGCGCGCCAGCGCTAAATCGACGCTGGCCATTGTGGGCGATTTATCCGCGCTGTACGATCTTAACGCGCTGGCGTTACTACGCGAGGTGTCTGCGCCGTTTGTGTTGATTGTGGTCAACAATAACGGCGGGCAGATCTTCTCCCTGCTGCCGACGCCACAAAGCCAGCGTGAACGTTTTTATCTGATGCCGCAGAACGTTCATTTTGACCATGCGGCCGCGATGTTTAATTTGCGCTATCATCGACCGGAAAACTGGGAAGAACTGGAGTCGGCATTGTCTGATGCGTGGCGAACCCCGGTAGCGACGGTGATTGAGCTGGTGGTCAATGATACAGACGGCGCGCAGACGTTACAGCAGTTGCTGGCGCAGGTAAGCCATCTATGA
- the menF gene encoding isochorismate synthase MenF: MHSITTALENLTRQLSQEIPAAPGICVFDAPFPLNDAFDALSWLASQSSFPQFYWQQRNGDEEAAILGAATVFSSLDLAQQFLRQHQQPDLRIWGLNAFEPKEGYLLLPRLEWRRNGGTAVLRLHLYSDISLRDDARQARVFLTSLVAIKPLPALRLSLTDERHWPDKDGWVKLIQQATHTIAQEAFDKVVLARATDLHFSRPVNAGAMMASSRRLNLNCYHFFMAFSSDSAFLGSSPERLWRRRETALRTEALAGTVANHPDNHKAWQLGEWLMKDDKNQRENMLVVEDICQRLQNCTHSLDVLPPQVLRLRKVQHLRRCIWTALNQADDTLCLHQLQPTAAVAGLPREPARCFIEQYEPFEREWYAGSAGYLSTRQSEFCVTLRSAKVTANVVRLYAGAGIVRGSDPEQEWQEIDNKAAGLRTLLQMDA; encoded by the coding sequence GTGCATTCAATTACTACTGCGCTGGAAAATCTGACGCGTCAGCTATCGCAAGAGATACCGGCAGCGCCAGGCATTTGCGTTTTCGATGCGCCTTTCCCTTTAAACGATGCCTTTGATGCATTGAGCTGGCTGGCAAGTCAGTCATCCTTTCCCCAATTTTATTGGCAGCAGCGCAATGGTGACGAAGAGGCTGCCATTCTCGGGGCGGCCACGGTATTTTCATCACTTGATCTGGCGCAACAGTTTTTACGTCAGCATCAACAGCCCGACCTGCGTATTTGGGGGCTAAATGCGTTTGAACCGAAAGAGGGCTATTTATTGTTGCCACGGCTGGAGTGGCGGCGAAATGGGGGGACGGCGGTCTTACGATTACATCTTTATAGCGATATTTCGCTACGTGATGATGCACGTCAGGCGAGAGTGTTTCTTACTTCGTTGGTTGCCATTAAGCCCCTTCCGGCGCTACGCCTCTCTTTAACGGATGAGCGGCACTGGCCGGATAAAGACGGCTGGGTGAAGCTGATTCAACAGGCCACCCATACCATTGCGCAAGAGGCGTTTGATAAAGTCGTGCTGGCAAGGGCCACTGACTTACACTTTTCCCGTCCGGTCAATGCCGGCGCGATGATGGCGTCCAGCCGCCGTTTAAATCTCAACTGTTACCATTTTTTTATGGCCTTTTCCTCTGACTCCGCTTTTCTGGGGTCGTCGCCGGAACGTCTCTGGCGGCGGCGTGAAACCGCGCTGCGCACCGAAGCGCTGGCCGGGACGGTGGCGAACCATCCGGATAACCATAAAGCCTGGCAACTTGGCGAATGGTTAATGAAAGACGATAAAAACCAGCGAGAAAATATGCTGGTTGTTGAGGACATTTGCCAGCGGCTGCAGAATTGTACTCATTCGCTGGATGTGTTGCCGCCACAGGTACTCCGGCTGCGTAAAGTACAGCATTTACGCCGCTGCATCTGGACGGCGCTTAATCAGGCGGACGACACGCTCTGCCTGCATCAGTTACAGCCCACCGCAGCGGTCGCAGGACTCCCTCGAGAACCTGCACGTTGTTTCATAGAACAATATGAACCGTTTGAACGCGAATGGTATGCCGGGTCGGCAGGCTATCTCTCTACGCGGCAAAGTGAGTTTTGCGTGACGCTACGTTCAGCCAAAGTGACGGCGAACGTGGTGCGATTATATGCCGGTGCGGGAATCGTCCGGGGTTCCGATCCAGAACAAGAATGGCAGGAAATAGATAATAAAGCGGCCGGGTTACGGACATTATTGCAGATGGATGCGTAA